A DNA window from Helianthus annuus cultivar XRQ/B chromosome 15, HanXRQr2.0-SUNRISE, whole genome shotgun sequence contains the following coding sequences:
- the LOC110937463 gene encoding UDP-glycosyltransferase 83A1, translated as MVKPHVLLIPATGQGHVIPATELGRQLVQHGAKVTVIITDAIHKAIMTNQLEKDDCDGLMQMVSIPDGLEPWEDRNDLGKLLGSIRKSMPSKLEQLIETINKQDDNKVTCLIADFWMAWALQVANKMGVGRAIFCPASAATLATMMSIPKLINDGFMNNNGIPARNGEMIRLTETMPPIKPENLAWATFRDSNSIEVNFQNHVKFVESATSAEWFVCNSAVELEPAAFSLFPEWLPIGPLLASNRLANQAGHFWHEDSTCLPWLDHQAACSVIYVAFGSITTINQTQFEELALGLELTNRPFLWVVRPGLTKEAETAFPDGYMDRVGSRGRIVSWAPQQKVLAHPSLACFMTHCGWNSILEGVTNGLPFLCWPYFGDQFYNETYICDIWKTGLRLEEDKTGIITREGIKSKVEQLFRDKTFKSKAVDMKEKVASSVAKGGCSHSNLTKFVDWIHGKDADTNDHHDTM; from the exons ATGGTAAAACCTCATGTTCTACTCATACCCGCTACTGGGCAAGGCCATGTTATTCCTGCAACTGAACTTGGTCGACAATTAGTCCAACATGGTGCGAAAGTTACAGTCATAATCACAGACGCCATTCACAAGGCTATAATGACGAATCAATTAGAGAAAGATGATTGTGACGGTCTAATGCAGATGGTTTCCATCCCAGATGGGCTAGAACCATGGGAAGATAGAAATGACTTAGGTAAGTTATTGGGGTCTATTCGGAAGTCTATGCCTAGCAAGTTGGAACAACTTATAGAGACGATTAACAAACAAGACGACAACAAAGTCACATGTCTTATTGCTGATTTTTGGATGGCATGGGCTCTACAAGTCGCAAACAAGATGGGAGTTGGAAGAGCAATCTTTTGTCCTGCATCAGCTGCTACACTAGCCACCATGATGAGCATTCCAAAGTTGATTAATGATGGATTCATGAACAACAATG GCATACCAGCTCGAAACGGTGAGATGATTCGGTTGACAGAAACTATGCCGCCTATAAAACCTGAAAACCTCGCGTGGGCCACTTTTCGTGACTCAAACAGCATAGAAGTTAATTTCCAGAATCATGTAAAATTTGTTGAATCAGCGACATCAGCAGAATGGTTTGTATGCAACTCAGCTGTTGAGTTAGAGCCTGCAGCATTTAGCCTGTTCCCGGAGTGGTTGCCCATAGGCCCCCTTTTGGCAAGCAACCGGCTTGCTAATCAAGCTGGCCATTTTTGGCATGAAGATTCCACCTGCTTACCATGGCTCGATCATCAAGCAGCGTGTTCGGTCATTTATGTTGCATTTGGAAGTATCACTACTATCAACCAAACTCAGTTTGAAGAACTGGCTCTTGGTCTTGAACTTACTAACAGGCCGTTCTTGTGGGTTGTGCGGCCCGGTCTGACAAAGGAGGCTGAAACTGCTTTCCCTGATGGTTATATGGACCGCGTGGGGTCTCGTGGAAGAATTGTGAGCTGGGCACCTCAACAGAAGGTCTTGGCTCATCCTTCTTTGGCTTGTTTCATGACTCACTGTGGTTGGAATTCTATTTTAGAGGGTGTAACAAATGGACTCCCTTTTTTGTGTTGGCCATACTTTGGTGATCAATTTTACAACGAGACATACATTTGTGACATCTGGAAAACCGGGCTTCGGTTGGAGGAAGATAAAACTGGTATTATCACACGAGAAGGAATAAAAAGTAAAGTAGAGCAACTGTTCCGGGACAAAACATTCAAATCTAAGGCTGTTGATATGAAGGAAAAGGTTGCAAGTAGTGTAGCAAAAGGTGGATGCTCACACAGTAATCTTACCAAATTTGTTGACTGGATACATGGAAAAGATGCAGATACCAACGATCATCATGACACTATGTGA